TTGAACTGTTTGCTGATGTAGTGCCAAGGGTAGCAGAGAACATCAGGTATCACACTGCATTTCAATCTCTTCAATAATACTTCCTGTAATCATCAATTAATCTTGCTTTATTTATGATTTTATACTTTTTCTATTTTAGGCAGTTCTGCACTGGAGAATTCAGGTCAGTACTGGTTGTATTGTATTTACAGTATTTGATCTTGTTTTGATGTTAATAGCTTACCAGGAGGCTCCTAGTGTCACCCATACAAGAAATAAATTGTTCATCTCTTCTCAGCAACCAATCATGTAGTTTCTTTTCCTTCAGATCAGGGAGGAGCAGTGGCTTAAATCAGAGGCTGAGTCAGGCCTTTTGGTGGTCTCTTGAAGATTAAACATGTCGCTGTTTGTTTTTATATACACATTTTCACCTGTGTTTCCTTAGCTTTTATCTTTCCTGATGTCAGGCTTTCTATACTCCCTGCACTAACAACTCCCCAACCTACTGAAGCCATTATTTTTGAATGAACGTGGTTGGTGAGCACTTTATTTCCTACTGTGAGGGCCATTGAATTGAAGCCCATGACTCAAATTGATTGGTTAAGTGAACTCCTCAGCAACAAAATACAGCAACCctgtttgatttgtttttcttttcgtCCTCCAGTTCTGGAGATAACAAACACATCATTCTGACTTAGATCACCAAACTTTAGAGAGTGCAATTGAAAGCAGATGTTTTCTAACTTAATTCGTGTCAGATAAGGATAATAACATGGcattttgctcttttttttaaGCAACAGAAGCCACTTTTCTCATTCTAATCTGCCTGTTCTCCAGCCACAATTCAAACTGCCATCCCCAAAGTGTTTTGAGCATGCTATTCATGCAGtggattgaaaacaaaaatgtgtgGTAAAGGAGCAAAGTGAAATGTTTGTTCTACATGAGTAGGAAATGCTCATGCAGGCCTTCAGATTGTGCTATTTGTTGTTCCCTTATTTTACACTGTTGCCTCAGTGAAATAATAAATTAGGCACCAACCACTAGAGGCCACTTCTGAAATAATGTAACTTGTGTATATCACCTGGATAAATACAGTTGTTTGATCTATGACTTTGGGTCAGCCTGTAATGATTTTTGGATTGTGGCtgctttaaattaaaaaaaaaacccaaaagctTCTTAGAGACGAGTGGTTCATGTCTGTTTACCTTGAATTCATTTATTAACAGCACAAACTGAAGAGTTTTCTTTCAACAGGAAGGACGGTGTTCCTGTAGGTTATAAAGGAAGTACATTTCACAGGTATGCCATAAATTTTACAACTTTCCTTGCGTTCTGCCGTAGTTATTATTGCTCAATCACGACTTCCTACGAAATAAAAACGGAGCAGAATTGGAGGAGAGTTGTATCTAACTGATAGGCTGGACAGCCTGCTCTTGTTCGTGTCGAGCCTGCTCAATACGTGAGGTTCTGGTTAGTGTATTATTAAATGGATATGGATGCAATGGAGACGGTACAAATTTACAAAGGTGGTATCAGAACTGCAAGGTTACATCCATTACTGAATTGTTATGGCACAAatgcaagccattcagcccatcatgtcaacATCAGCTCTCCAAAGCAACACTCTTTTTAATGGTAGTTCCTCCCTTTTCCTTTTAgccttgcacattcttcctttttggCTAAgaatccaattccctcttgaatgccttaattgaatctgcctccaatgCACCAGACCTTAAACACTCACTGCTAGGAGGGTTTTTCTTCTCTGCTTTGGTGAAGGAAACAATCACTTTAAGTCTGTGCCTCCATCCTTTCATTATTGGAGAAAACGCATAGACTGAAGTAGGCCCCAAAACTGCTTACgctattccaaatgtgacctggcCGAgttttatacagcctcagcaatttgcctttgctcttgtattctaaccctcttgaaatggAAGTTAGCGTTGCACTGCAATGACTGCCAGACTTTAATTTTAAACCGTCAAGTTTACTGCGATTGGACagtcctgagaaatgaaccagtgaatcACCAAATAAGGAAGTAATATTCTGTTTTGTTACAAGCGTGAAATAGAAAACATTGGACATTGTATAGTTCAATGGTAATTTTGGGAAACAGAAATACAGATTTATTGGCAGCCACGCAATGTCAAATTCTCCATAATTTTTGAAGATTTACTGAAGTGACTTTGTGGAAGTCTTCAAAAATTATAGACAATTTGACACTGTGAGTGCCAATAAATCTGTATTTCTGTTTCTCAAAATTACCATTGTGTAGTTCAATGTCCAATGTTTTCTATTTTATGCTTCTAACAAAACAAAGAACGTTACTTCCTTACTTGGtcattcactggttcatttctcaggattGACCAATTGCAGTAAACTTGCCTTGTTTAAAATTTCACCAATGTTCAGCAGTTAATGCAGTGCAATCTTAGCATTCGTTTCAAGAGGgtgagaatacaagagcaaagacgtattgctgaggctgtgtgaGACTCGGCCAGACTACCTTTGGAATAGTGTAAGCAGTTTTGAGGCCTGTGTCTAGGGAAGGATGTGTTAGCCTTGGAGAGGAACCAGAGGAGGTTTAAAAGAATGATCCCAGAAATCAAGATCTTTTCAGAGGAAGGCCATTTGAAAACTCTGGTCTGTACTCAAAGTTTAGAATAATTATGGTGTGAGTGgcgggatctgattgaaacttgcagaatacagagaagcctggatagagtggacatggagaagatgttgccACTGATTGGAGAGACCAGGACCtaaggacaaccctttagaaatgaagtgaggaggaatttcttcagccaaaggttggtgaacctgtggaagtcattgctgcagaaggctgttgtGGCTGAGTCTTTGagtgagtgtatttaaaacagattcttgattattaaggggttaaagggttacagggagaaggtagtAGATtgggggttgagaaacataccagccacGATCGAATACTGAAGCAGACTCTATACACCAAATGCTCTGCTGTTATATCTTTTGTCAATCAGCATTTACGTGTGCATTCTCCAGTGCAAACCCTTGACCGCCCTGATCCCACTTGCCAACCAGTCAGTGCTGAGTTCTTATTCGGTATATATGTTGGTATGCCCCTTGAATTTTTACCCTTGTGAATTATCCTGATAagtacaagatgaaaaactttgacaaaatgctCAGTTGCTTTCCATTGTTTGTAATTAGAGGCTACTTGAAACAGCATTCTCTCCAAATAGAATTACTAACAGCAATTTCTTGATTTTTGCTTATGTGGATTCCAAAGGTTGCTGCCAGCTTCAGAGGAGTAACAATGCTGAAAACTGATCATTTCACTGCCATTATGGCTACAAGCCCCAGGCCTTTGTTTCAGGTGTGACCTGTCAAGAACCAGATCAGAATTGTAAATGAATATTATGTAGAAAGCAGCAAAAGATGGGGACAAGGATGAAAATACACTAGAGAGGAAATCAAATGACCTGTGATGACACAGacacagcatggatttacaaaagggaaatcatatttggcAAACCTACTGGAGTTCTTCAAGGATATACCTTGAAGAGTCAATCAGGAAAAGGCAGTAGGTGTGgctacttggactttcagaagggttttaatgtgtaaaattagagtgcatgggattgggggtaaTGTACTGAGATGGACAGAAAATATGTTAATAGACAGGAGACAAaaagtagaaataaatgaatctttttctgaatagcaggcagtgaccagtcgggtaccacagggatcaatacCAGGACCTCCGCTATTGACAGTGTATATTGTTGACTTAGATGGGGAAATTAAATGTGATATctcagaatttgcagatgacacaacccgaggtggaagggtgagctgtaaggagaatgcagagatgttgcagtgtgatttaaACAGGCTGTGTGAgtaggcaaatgcatggcagctGAATTAAAATATGGATAAAAgtgaggttacccactttggATACAAAAGTAgacaggcagattattatttgaatttttAATATTTGGTTGTAAGTTGAGAGAGGGAATGTTCAATGAGATCTGTGCATCCTTGtgcatcagtcactgaaagtaaacgTTCAGGTGCAgaggacagtaaagaaggcaaactgaaTGTTAGCTTTTATAGCAAGAGGAtatgagtacaggaacagggatgtctggctgcaattatacagggcattaatGAGgacatacttggaatattgtgtgcacttttagcttccttatctgaggaagaatattCTTGCTATAGAGAGTGTGCAGTGAAGggttaccagattgattcctgggacagtgtatgaggagggattgagttggttaggattgtattgtctggagtgtagaagaatgagCGAGGATCTTGTAGATAATTCTCAAATTCCAACAGGACCAGACAGGTTAGATACGGGAAGAATGTTAGTGGTGGGGAAGCCTAGAACTGGAGTCATAGTTTAAGAGTAAGGAGTAAACCTTTTTAGGACTAACATAAGAAATTTGTTTACCCATACAATGGTGAGcccatggaatgcactgccgtaGAATGCAGTTTAGGCAAAACATTGTGGCTTCAAAATAGAAGTAGATATAGGTCGAGCCATGATCATATATattagcagagcagactcgacaggttgaatgacctgcttctgctgCTCTGTTCTACATTTCTATGAACTCTTTACGAATTTGCTGCAAGGATTGGCACTGGGACCACTTTGTcatatattcatatccaaatcatttatgtgaaAGAcaaatgattagtaagtttgcagatgacaccaaaattggtggtgtcgtGTGTCGTGAAGGTTATCTCTATGCTGAACAGAATCTTGATCATataggccaatgggccgaggagtggcagatgaagttgaatttagataacactgagatgttgcatttgttaggcaaatcagggcagggttCGCACAcctaatggtagggtcctggggagtttgCCAAATAGAGACCTTGGGGTAcaaattcatagttccttgaaagtggagttatggGTAGACAGGACGGTGAAGGAAGCATTTtgctacacttgcctttattggccagtgtattgaatacagaagttgtggctggacaggacattggttaggccacttttgaaatattgtgttcagttctggtctcccaattggtcgtgatctttcaaaagtctctggagtcagggaaagtcccagatgattggaaaactgctgttgtaactcccttgtttaagaaaggatcaaggcaaaagatggaaaattatagaccgattagcctaacctcggtagttggtaaaattctagaatccattgtcaaggataagatttctaaattcctggaagtgcagggtcagattaaaacaagtcagcatgctTTTAGTAagtggaggtcatgcctgacaaacctgttagaattctttgaagatgtaacaagtatgttagaccagggaaacccagtagatgttatctatctagacttccaaaaggcctttgatacagtgcctcatgggaggctgctgagcaaggtgagggcccatggtgtttgaggtgagctactggcttggattgaggattggctgactgacagaaggcagagagttgggataaaaggctctttttcggaatggcaaccggtgacgagtggtgtcccgtgggttcagtgttggggccacagctgttcaccttatatattaatgatctgaatgaagggactgggagcattctggcgaagtttgccgatgatatgaagataggtggacaggcaggtagtactgaggaggtggggaagttgcggaaagatttagacagtttaggagagtgctccaggaaatggctgatgaaattcaatgtgaggttttgcactttggaaaaaagaatacaggcatggactattttctaaacggtgagaaaattcgcaaatcagaagtgcaaagggatcggGGAGTGTTGGCccaagattctctaaaggttaacttgcaggtagagtccgtaattaagaaagcgaatgtaatgttgtcgtttatctcaagagggttggaatataaaagcagcaatgtgcttctgaggctttataaagctctagttaggccccatttagaatactgtgtccaattttgggcaccacacctcggaaggacatactagccctggagcgtgtccagcagagattcacacggatgatccctggaatggtaggtttaacgtatgatgaatggctaaggatcctgggattgtactcattagagtttagaaggttgaggggagatctaatagaaacttacaagataatgtatggtttagaaggggtggacgctaggaagttgtttccgttaggcggggagactagggcccgtgagcacagccttaaaattagagggggtaaatttaaaactaaaatgagacgacatttcttcagccagagaatggtgggcttgtggaattcgttgccgcagagtgcagtggaggccgggacgttggatgccttcaaggcagagatcgacaaattcttgatctcaaaaggaatcaagggctacggggagagtgtagggaagtggtgttgaaatgcccatcagccatgatttaaatggcggagtggacttgatgggccgaatggccttacttccactcctatgtcttatggtcttatagaaaagatgttgatcctgaaagtgttcagaaaagatttataaggatgttgctggggttagagggtttgagctatatagagagagactgaataggctggggctatttttcatagaggtttgtaaaatcatgagggacatggatagggtgaatagccatggtctttttcacAGGGTAGGGATATCTAAAACCAgaagtcataggtttaaggtgagagggaaagggcaactttttcattcaaTCGGCGGAgcatgtatgcaatgagctgccagaggaactagTGGAGACAGGTAtgataacaatatttaaaagctgTCTGGAttggtatgtgaataggaagggttgagaggggtGTGGGCCAAATACTGCGAAATgtcactagattaatttaggatacttgGTCGGTATAGAAACTCAATAGCTAAATGGTGAATGCCTGTATGAACAGCTAAGGCAGTGAGGTTGTGGTGAGTCTGAAATGGAAACTGATGCGGCTGTCAAAATGGTGTTTTATTTTGCCAGTTGCTGCAGTCTCCATTGTAAACACACATTAGCCGTGCCCAATGATCTTGGCTAGTTTGATTCTCTCTGTAATGTTTTTCCTATTATTTTATGTTAACATTGCAATAAACAGTTCACCACCTTTTTCTGGTCTTTTCTCCAGCAAGTTACTTGTATTTTATTGTTTTTTACTACCACAAGCCCTTTCAGGAATGTAATCAAAAACTAAGATGGTACAAGCCCAAAGAACTTTATTGTACAAAGGACTTAAAAGTAGTAAGGAAGGtggagtgggcaaagatctggcagatggagtatgatGTTGACAACTGTCAAGTCATCCATTTTAATAGGAGTAACAGTAAAATGAACTATTATTTGAACGGtaaaaaattgcaacatgctgctgtgcagacgacctgggtgcccttgtgcatgattTGCAGGAAGTTGACTTGCAGgtacaaaacaaaattaaggcaaatggaatttaatgcttcATTTCTAGcaggattgagtttaaaaacaagcagcttatgttgcaactgtataaagtgctgatgaggccacacctagagtactgtgtacagttttggcctccttgtttgagaaagaatgtactggcactggagggggtgcagaggagattcactaggttgatcctggaGTTGGGAGCGTTGActttgaggagagactgagtaggctgggattatattcattggaatttagaagaatgccgggatcttacagaaacataattATGAATAGAATAGATAAAataggagcagggaggttgtttccactggcaggtgaaactagaactagggggcattgcCTCAGCATAAGGGGggtgcagatttaggactgagttaaggaggaacttcttcacccaaagagttgtgaatctgtagaattcccccaattctcagccatgatcttattgaatagcactttggactcgaagggccagatgacctattcttgttcctgattCTCATATGTcggttttctttctttccctcctttTTTTCTGTTTACTTTTACATGCTgttcatttgtaatttttttttgaattctaACAAGTCCATAGTTCATCTAACTGATCTGTTCCCTGTACAGTGCTCACTGGCTGAttttgaatatttccaacattttatgcttttgtttGACTTTTTGGTATTTGCAAGTTTTCATGTAGGTTCAAATATGTTCTGTTGTGGTTAATTATCGCAGTGCTAGTTTCTATGAAGTAATTGCGACTTCCATCCATTTGCTGCAAAAGAATCTTTCATTTTTCAGGGTAATCAAGGACTTCATGATACAAGGGGGTGACTTTGTAAATGTAAGTTATTGAAGCACATTTTGTGGTATTTTCCGAGACAATTAGTGCTGACACCTTGTGGGGTATTTGCCACCTTGGCCAATATCTGAGACTAGGTAAGAGTTAGCTTGTTTGAAGTAGCTCTTAGACCCGAGGCAAACGGAAACTTAGTGGCAATCTCATGATCAGTGGTAGAGGATAGAGCACCCGCGCATATCTGCGGAAGGAGTTCTCTTTTTAGATAGGAAGGTTTACTGCGTGATGGCAATAAGTAGACCTACATTTGATCAGGCAAAATTATGAGGGCCTTAGGGAGCTGGTACAGATCCATCTATTCCCTGTGAAAGCAAGTAGAATTCCCTGTTTCCACCCACAGGCTGTGTGTGATTTCAGTAAAGTGGGTCGAGCTATGTAAGATGAACAGTAATCCTTTTAGAACTATTACCTTCTATAACTAACAATTAGTGGAGGCAGGGAACGAAGCTGTTTGACCAGGTGGAGATATCGGAAATGAGAGGTTATGTGATTAAAAATCTTAAGATTAGATGGAACACTTGAGCTCTCACACATGCAACTGCCAACTTTGTGACCAGCAGGGGCCACTGCTAGCACATGGCGCTATGTGACATCGACCCAGGCTTGGCTTAATCTGGCAGAGAGTGCAATGTACAACTTGAAGGGGACGGGGATTTTCCCAAAATTCAAATGTAGGCCACATTCTATGGCAGTTGGAGTTGAATTGAGTTgtgctggggggtgggggcgatTGTTGAGCTGGTGGACTGGAACTTTCATTCTCCATCAGAGCTCAAGAATTCCGAGGTGTGATTGAGTGCTGTGTAAATGCATCATGAAACAGAACCAGCAAAAATTCAAAATTTGCAATAATGGGGAAAGCTGAATAGACATAATCAGATGGATTTGAATATTATCCTCAACCACCCATCCAAGGTACAGAGGCTTGACCTGTGTCCAAGACTGGGCCTCATTAATGTACAGACATTAGATATGTGATTACCCACAGAAACATCGCATTGCATACAGTGGCACTGGGAAATGGAGCAGGCAGCCCACTCATTATTAATTATCTGTACTACTGCCTGTCTTACGTCAGGTGAACAAGTTAAAGGCTCGAATATCTGAGCATTTTTGGCCAATTGAATCCTCTTACTGTAGAAGCCGTCCAGGTAGATAAGCTGGAAGTGGTGTGGAGTCATGGGAAACCCGAAATATCCCTTGAGAGTAAGGCTTAAACTTTATAAGAACGTGTGGAGAGGACAGGAACGCTTGGAAGGCATAGCCTATTGCCAATACCGGATAGCAAATGCGGAAGTGAGCATTGCATAACAACGTGAGTGGAATTGCCCATGTCTCTCAAATGCAGCTGTCTAATTTAAGACAAATAACAGCTAGATGCTTATAAGCATGGAGATAAAGCAAAAATGCTGCCGTTGCTGAAAATTTGAAGCAAATACAGAGAactctggagaagctcagcaggtttggcagcatctgtggagagagacaaacagttaatatttcgagtccagtgaccttctgCAGAACTTCAGAACTAGTTCTGAAGAATCATCATACCTGATTACCAACAAGGAACAAGTAAACCACTTAGCCCTTTTGAGTAATAAGATCACAACTGAGCTGATTTTTAAGCTCAACTGTTTATTCCTGCATATCTCCTGATAATTTGTCACCCCCTTAGCAAGCAAGTATTTACCATTTCTGACTTTAAAAATATATAAGGATTCTACATCTGACGACTAAAGAAGAAAGGAATTCCAAAAGACTGTCAATCCTTTCGGAGAAAAGATGTTTCCGGTTTTAAATGGGTGCATcccatttttaaacaatgagccCTACTTCTCGATTTCCCCAGAAGAGAGAAAGCTTCCTTTCAATGTCCAGCCCGtcaagtcctctcaggatcttttatgtttcaattaaccCACATCTGATTCTCTTAAACTTTAGTAGAGGATTCAGGTCTAGCCTTCACTGAGCTGCTTCCAAAACTTCaacatccttctgtaagtacGTTGACCAGTACTGAACACGGTACTCCAGATGCGGTTTCACCAAAcatcaactgtttctctctcaactgatgctgcctgaccttcgaGTTTCTCCACACTGTCTGTTTGTTTAAGCACAGAACTTGTGATTGTTGTATGGGCACAACTGTTCTCCATCTTTACAAGACATTTGTACTCCCCAAAACTGTGGGGACTGATAATTGGACATGGATGCATCCTATCTGTTACCCCTTTATTGTTAAGCATTCTTGAAATATCTTATGAAAGTCAGCATTACATAGAAATATGATAGCCCTGTGCTTGGTGTGTGATTTTAAACTTAAAATTGTTAATTTTCTGCATAATCTCTTGAATGTTTAAGCTAATGCAGTGAGCCTCTTGCCCACAGGGAGATGGGACTGGTGTATGTAGTATTTATAGAGGACCGTTTGCAGATGAAAACTTCAAACTGAAACACAGTGTCCCTGGTCTCTTATCCATGGTAAGGGAGCTTCAAATTGTTTATGTAACATTCATATTAATGAAAAATGTGTTTTTATTAATTGAAGAAAGAGAGATTTGCATTTCTCATGACTACTAGAAGTCCCAAATGATTCATACGCAGTGGAGTGTTTTTGAAGTGTAATTATTGATGTGATGTAGGAGATGCGTTGAgaccccacaaacagcaatgtgatcaatTCCAGCTAATCTGTTATAAAACATTAATACTTCTCAGGTCAACGGGGCTTTCACCCATATTCttattcaaaatagtgccatggggtCTATATATCCACTTGAACAGGCAAATGGGGCCTGAGGTTAATATCTAAAAGACGACAGTTCCaaaagtgcagcactccttcagaaTGCTGTGGGgtatctgctgagttttttcctgCTGTGCAGTGAAACTTAAACCTGATGGAGGGAAATGTGAAAAGCTGCTTCGAAACTTTACTCTTTTGTGTTATACTAACCAGGTCTTTTTTGTGCGTATCAAACAGGCAAACAGTGGCCCAAATACAAATGGTTGTCAGTTCTTCATCACATGTTCTAAATGTGATTGGCTTGATGGGAAGCATGTTGTTTTTGGTAAGGAAACAGAAATCTGTCTGAACGATTTCAGGAGTGGTTGTTGTTCTGGGAACATGTCTATTCTTTAGTGTCAGTACAAAAATGAATCATACATTAAATACAAGAAGGACGAATTTCCagattttgtatccaattttatTAATAAAACCAGATGATCAAATTCTGTCTTGGCTTCCTCCTCAGTAACTAAATTTATCCACCTTGTGGTGGATAATGGGAGTACTAGGTAATCTGGAGTGTAACTAACAGGTGAAAGATCTGTTTCAGTCATGCCAAGTACCTTCTCAAGGTGGTTATTTGCTCCCTGGCAAGTGAATGATATCAGGTGAAATGAGGCCTTGTCATTTTCCTGACTCTGCCACCATCCAAACTTTTAACACTTAGACTGTAGTTCACTGGATAATGATTATGAGCAGGAATCCTGATCAACTTCCCACAAAATAATCTGGGGAAGCTGAGGCCAAAGGTAGCGCCTTTAGTGTCATCAGGGTCTAGTTTTAAATAGCTTTCATTTTAAGATTATTGATGACTGTAACTTGCAGATTGCACGCCAACAATTTTGGAATTCAACTTCCAAAACTGCAGCAGTCTTCATAATGTTGGGAAGGCAGACAGCTGTTCCTGTTCATTGCAGATCTGATGATTCTCATTTGTGGAAATGAGAatgtttccagaatttttttttacagaaaatCAGCGTGTCCCTATTAAAGAAGAAAATCTTTAGCATTGTTACTCTTACTCATGTATTTTAATACTCCTGCTCCGAGTATTGATACGTCCTGCTCATCGGGCAATGCCAATGGTCTATTCTAAATGTTCTGAACAGAGTGACTGTTGCATGTTTTTCTGTACTCCCAGTGGGTATGGGCTTCCAGTCACTGATTGCAGTGCAAAGCGTTTCTACTTACTTTCCTTGTCAGCATAGAAAAGGCCAAGAATTGGGTGTGCAGAAACTTAGCCACCTGTTCATATTCACTTACATTTTATTGTCTCTTCCTTGGAAGGTTACTCTATTTATTTAGCCTCTTGAAGGAACCaatacctttttaaaaatcttattttaTCCAGGTAAAATAATTGATGGATTGCTTGTAATGAGGAAAATTGAGGTAAGCAATTATCTGTTTTGGTAATATTTATTGCTGCAAAGCAAATACTGTCGCTAAGTTAAACATTTGCTGTACAAACAGCGTTTAGGTGCAGTCTGCTGCTAAATGTTTTTCATTTGCATCTAATGTACACAcatttcagcaaaaaaaattcCATGGATTTTTCAGTGAGGACCAGGGCGGGGGCAGTGTAGTTAAGATGATCATTCTTCCTTGACTCCAATAAATAAATACAGCCTGGTAATTGGAATATGAAAGATGAACCAAAAGATATTAATGCACATTAATCATTTAGATTCTTCTGAAACATCCATGTGTAATTacatttgtaaacttttcaccatGCCTCCCAGGGGCATGTAAAATTTTGAGAGAATAGAACTCTGAGAAACTCCACAGATGGCTCCTTGGGCCTGCAAGTGATTGAGTTAAAAATATTCCATTGGGATCTTGACATAATATTACaccaaaacaaaacattgcatttactggaaatctgaaccaaattCTGTTGATAGATCACACTTGAAAAGTTGACTccgtctcttcacagatgctgccagatctactgaacttttccacattttctgattttattagctttgacccactgcattccaaacaTAGTTTTATGATCCAAGCAATGTTGAATGAAAATGTTCCAATAATTAGTGTCAGCATCATTTCTGCAGTCAAACTTTTAGCAGGTACTCATCCACCCCTTTTTAAAGAAACCGCTTTGTATGGCTTTCTTAAATATTGTTGTTCTTTCCCAATCACATTCTGAATTATCTTCCTATTTTTACACTATGTCCAAAGGCAGCTAGGTAATTAATCATTTCCTCCATGTGACCAATTGCAAGCAGGCCA
The sequence above is a segment of the Stegostoma tigrinum isolate sSteTig4 chromosome 28, sSteTig4.hap1, whole genome shotgun sequence genome. Coding sequences within it:
- the ppih gene encoding peptidyl-prolyl cis-trans isomerase H, encoding MAGVPSNPNNPVVFFDITIGGQEVGRMKIELFADVVPRVAENIRQFCTGEFRKDGVPVGYKGSTFHRVIKDFMIQGGDFVNGDGTGVCSIYRGPFADENFKLKHSVPGLLSMANSGPNTNGCQFFITCSKCDWLDGKHVVFGKIIDGLLVMRKIENVPTGPSNKPKLPVVIAQCGEM